From one Leifsonia soli genomic stretch:
- a CDS encoding PhoH family protein, with the protein MVVAESATRQAATRSNGEAAGAAKTSERTYVLDTSVLLSDPKAIFRFAEHAVVIPVVVVSELEGKRNDPELGYFARQALRNLDDLRVEHERLDFPIPVGDGGSLRVELNHSNMSVLPSGMQLGDNDSRILAVALNLSNDGLDVTVVSKDLPLRVKAASIGLAAEEYRHEQVVDSGWTGLADISLGSDQMAALYEDEWMRTELAADLPINTGLVIHSDRGSALGRVVAEGEVKLVRGDRDVFGLHGRSAEQRLAIDLLLDPEIGILSLGGRAGTGKSALALCAGLEAVLERRQHKKIMVFRPLYAVGGQELGYLPGDAGEKMNPWGQAVFDTLGALVSQNVLDEVLDRGILEVLPLTHIRGRSLHDAFVIVDEAQSLERNVLLTVLSRIGQNSRVVLTHDVAQRDNLRVGRHDGVASVIETLKGHPLFAHVTLSRSERSAIAALVTEMLEANELA; encoded by the coding sequence GTGGTCGTGGCGGAATCAGCAACCCGACAGGCAGCAACCCGGTCGAACGGCGAGGCAGCGGGAGCGGCGAAGACGAGTGAGCGCACGTATGTGCTCGACACGTCCGTCCTCCTCTCCGATCCGAAGGCCATCTTCCGTTTCGCGGAGCATGCTGTCGTCATCCCCGTCGTCGTCGTCAGCGAGCTCGAGGGCAAGCGCAACGACCCCGAGCTGGGGTACTTCGCGCGGCAGGCGCTGCGCAACCTCGACGACCTGCGGGTCGAGCACGAGCGGCTCGACTTCCCGATCCCCGTGGGGGACGGCGGCTCGCTGCGGGTGGAGCTCAACCACTCGAACATGTCGGTTCTGCCGAGCGGAATGCAGCTCGGCGACAACGACTCGCGCATCCTCGCGGTCGCGCTCAACCTGTCGAACGACGGGCTCGACGTGACCGTCGTCTCCAAAGACCTTCCCCTGCGCGTCAAGGCCGCCTCGATCGGCCTCGCCGCGGAGGAGTACCGGCACGAGCAGGTGGTCGACTCCGGCTGGACAGGCCTCGCCGACATCTCGCTGGGCAGCGACCAGATGGCCGCGCTGTACGAGGACGAGTGGATGCGGACGGAGCTGGCCGCCGACCTCCCGATCAACACCGGCCTCGTCATCCACTCGGACCGCGGCTCCGCCCTGGGCCGTGTCGTCGCCGAGGGCGAGGTGAAGCTGGTCCGCGGCGACCGCGACGTCTTCGGGCTGCACGGGCGCTCGGCCGAGCAGCGGCTCGCGATCGACCTGCTCCTCGATCCGGAGATCGGAATTCTCTCGCTCGGCGGCCGTGCCGGCACGGGCAAGTCGGCGCTCGCGCTCTGCGCCGGCCTCGAAGCGGTGCTGGAGCGCAGGCAGCACAAGAAGATCATGGTGTTCCGCCCGCTGTACGCGGTCGGCGGCCAAGAGCTCGGCTACCTGCCCGGCGACGCGGGCGAGAAGATGAACCCGTGGGGCCAGGCGGTCTTCGACACGCTCGGAGCACTGGTCTCGCAGAACGTGCTCGACGAGGTGCTCGACCGCGGCATCCTCGAGGTGTTGCCGCTCACGCACATCCGCGGCCGGTCGCTGCACGACGCGTTCGTGATCGTGGATGAGGCCCAGTCGCTGGAGCGCAACGTGCTGCTGACGGTGCTCAGCCGGATCGGTCAGAACTCGCGCGTCGTGCTCACGCACGACGTCGCGCAGCGCGACAACCTCCGGGTCGGGCGCCACGACGGCGTCGCCAGCGTGATCGAGACGCTGAAGGGTCACCCGCTGTTCGCGCACGTCACGCTGAGCCGCTCGGAGCGCTCCGCGATCGCCGCCCTGGTCACCGAGATGCTGGAGGCGAACGAGCTCGCGTAG
- a CDS encoding aminotransferase class V-fold PLP-dependent enzyme, which translates to MTTVEEYARGFGEEPGYLDYGRVGPLSATVRAEAIGQYEILSKARFGTIDRMGAEDERVRDAVSALTGFPADQVAFQPNASSGLLHAAFGLTGGDVLLSLAEFPSLTYAAERAARALRVITPTWLETDGGRVTPARIREQLTDSTSAVMVSLVDSRTGYLADIDGIRQVIGDRLLIVDAIQGFGVVDAPWEVADVVVSGGQKWMRAGWGTGFLALSERAVDHLTPVFSGWTGSGPQQPWDEVLEPVRGAGAFSVSNPDRVAQARFAAALEEVASVGVSAISAAISDNVERVLQLADEFAVPVSSSRSPAERAGMIVLEPLPEQLTVLGASLHNHGVSASVRATNVRISVHAGTTAETLDMLRAAFTSYASAA; encoded by the coding sequence GTGACAACGGTCGAGGAGTATGCCCGCGGGTTCGGCGAAGAGCCCGGATATCTGGATTACGGACGGGTCGGTCCGCTGTCCGCCACCGTGCGGGCGGAGGCGATCGGGCAGTACGAGATCCTCTCCAAGGCGCGCTTCGGCACCATCGACCGGATGGGCGCGGAGGACGAACGGGTGCGGGACGCGGTCAGCGCCCTGACCGGGTTCCCCGCCGACCAGGTGGCGTTCCAGCCGAACGCGTCGAGCGGGCTGCTGCACGCGGCGTTCGGGCTGACCGGCGGCGACGTGCTCCTGTCGCTGGCCGAGTTCCCCTCTCTCACCTACGCGGCCGAGCGCGCGGCGCGGGCACTGCGCGTCATCACGCCGACCTGGCTGGAGACGGACGGCGGCCGCGTGACGCCTGCGCGCATCCGCGAGCAGCTGACCGACAGCACGTCGGCCGTGATGGTGAGCCTCGTCGACTCCCGGACCGGCTACCTCGCCGACATCGACGGCATCCGCCAGGTCATCGGCGACCGCCTGCTGATCGTCGACGCCATCCAGGGCTTCGGCGTCGTCGACGCGCCGTGGGAGGTCGCCGACGTCGTCGTGTCCGGCGGCCAGAAGTGGATGCGCGCGGGCTGGGGCACGGGATTCCTCGCGCTCAGCGAGCGCGCGGTCGACCACCTCACCCCCGTCTTCAGCGGCTGGACCGGGTCCGGGCCGCAGCAGCCGTGGGACGAAGTGCTCGAGCCGGTGCGCGGTGCTGGCGCCTTCTCCGTCTCCAACCCGGACCGGGTGGCGCAGGCGCGCTTCGCCGCGGCCCTGGAGGAGGTGGCCTCGGTCGGCGTGAGCGCGATCTCCGCGGCGATCTCCGACAACGTCGAGCGCGTGCTGCAGCTCGCGGACGAGTTCGCGGTGCCGGTCAGCTCCTCGCGGAGCCCGGCGGAGCGGGCGGGGATGATCGTGCTGGAGCCGCTGCCCGAGCAGCTGACCGTGCTGGGCGCCTCCCTGCACAATCACGGCGTCTCCGCCTCGGTGCGGGCGACGAACGTGCGCATCAGCGTCCACGCGGGCACCACGGCCGAGACGCTCGATATGCTGCGGGCGGCGTTCACCTCGTACGCGTCCGCCGCCTGA